The DNA region agatcggaaaatttcacaattgtttcatatattaacattgaaaatcggaccattagttgctgagatattgacgatagaaaatggtgggttgtttgggtgaaacttagaaaacatcaattttcctgtttttaaacctttgcattgcaatatctcagcaactaaaggtcgtatcaacaaagtccgaataagcaaaatatagagaattttctcagcttttcaaaatatttttcaaaactgggcaaacatgtgcactaattttaaaataaaaactgcgactattttcaaaaaagtcacttaaatatggctataacttgaaaacggtgcactttatcaaaatttcactaaagtacttttgattgcaaatttgattttacatcgaaaaatgaagttgaaaattttacgaccaaaatttcgatttttgaaaaatcagtattgattaaaattcataactcggtcaatgatttttgcacaacctggaaatttctgaaaagttggcatttgatgtcctctaaaacttatcaaaaaatgaaaaaaattaaaaatagtgttttttgcaaatcaagttttagtgataaaaagttaaataaaaaatcatcaaatttttttcaccgtgtattttttttccagtgtagtccgtatccatacctacaactttgccgaagacaccaaatcgatcaaaaaattccttcaaaagatacagatttttgaattttcatacatcatttttgtatggacagctgccaaatttgtatggaaaattatatggacaaactaatgatgcaaaatggcttctttgggcataccgaaggcaccaaaaaagtttcagtcggattaaaaaatacaaaaattaaaattgaagaaaaaagaccgatttcgtagagaattgctccattgcaaaatttgtttcaaGTTTTTGTGGTGAGGGTTTATGTAACTTTTGATATTGTCACATTATGCTGAATTCTGATTGATCTTTCTTGAAATTTGGGTGTGGCTACTTCTGAGtaatattattataaaattacaacgaaatttaagtaaacataaCCCGGAAATGGGTAACACGGGGCGAGTGTGCAAGGAGCGCTTGAAGCAAATAAAATTCACCACAGGGGAATTCAAGaacttttttgcgattttttatttttctgtaccGTCAGCAGGGGTGACTTTAGTAGAGGGGATGATATagagtaaaaaaaatgagaaatataTAAAAACGGTATGAAATGTCTGATTACTTTTTCTAAATAATGGcaacagggtgaccactcaaatttcattttcaaattcgcgactttttcccgacttttttccagacttttccagaatgctcaaataatatgCATTTCTTATcttaagaatgatttcaaacactataagaaaagtcaatattaaccatcgaaaaaaaaatctcaatgaattaaaaaaaaaatccaaatataagcattttttgaaaatacagaaactaaacaacaaaatttgttattaatttatttctttattataaagaaaacttcaaaaatgtaatttcgttattatgattcagagtagaaacacaaacaattagtctttgaaaaattatcgaaagttcaacaatacttacaacttcgttggtatttttttaaattggcaaacgtatagtttttgatatttttttaatttcatcatcattttaaatcaaagaatgattaaaacgtaattgctgttattattcattcgaaggatttagaaaaatgtcaaggaattcattaaaacaaatgtttttgccaagtttcctttttaattatgtaatttttgatattgatttttttaatcaatgttaatttttctagtggtcagtatttaactgttttttttttttttcgatgaaaattcagtttgatatgattttatgttttcccacttatttGAAGCGACTGTTTGAagagacattatttttaaataattatgcaagaactcaaaatttcttggttttttttttttttgcaatttcaatattttattaatgttttcaacaaaacgtaaaaatctttttcaattttggattttatttgatattcaagttttccgcaaactgaaaatcaagatatatctatggtaggtaatttacccatactcactgTTCACGCCGCAACTCGGTCGGCGGTGAAATTATGACGGCGGAATTTAGTGGACTGTAAACACTGTGTTTAGGGGGCGATTCCACAGAAGAAAAACTACACACTTCCACTAAAACTAAACTACTAACTATTTATTGAAGTAAAAGTGGTAGGGAACGTCCGAACTGTACGCGTTCCACGAGACGAGTGTGAAAAATTTTGACAGCGCGCGCTTTCCTGCTTGTCAACGCGCGCCGTTTTCTGTCCTCCTCTTTCGTCGCTGTCAAGTTGGCAGCGTTGCGTCGGTTGCACGCTGAAAACAGTATGCGCGAAGTTGGGTAGAATCGCGCAACTGCAGAACGTTCGGGTGTAGACCGaacactcacaaaaaaagttcaagggcaacatttggaaaaaaaaacacgttttcaattacttaatgaatttagttaaacaattacaaatatttacccaaaaaaactattgccaaactcaagttcgaatcctgtttcaaatattcaattatgtgacaaaatggaatagaatcataattctaagctggccattacgctctatttttatattagttttttatCAACTATACCTCTTGCTTTGTGAACCATAATTAAAAGCGattatttgattcataaaaaaatattatgaaaatctgtgtcaaagactccaataaagataaagattttaaagGTCTTAAACAGTATGGAAaaccatactcaaatatattgaaatagtgaaaatatccttaaatttaaagtaagttactaaagccgaaatgagtgaattcaatttgaaaattgtacaaaatataacaaaatttattcaagagttaaaaaagctcagaattcccgacttttcccgactttttgacataaaatcataaattcccgactttttcccgatttttggcggattttgacgaattcccgactttttcccgacatgagtggccaccctgctgGCAATGATCCCAATTGGGTCCTAGAATTaacaagggaatgatggaatgagaggaatcacaaatccgcataaataatttcaagattattcaggtgtaaaccaaaaacgcaatcaaaaattaaagtggaataataaggcttttaactgcttatttaactGTCGGTGTACAGGGCACCgtactttttaatcattttctggcgtacaactaattttgcagcccaaaaccagttattgaattggaaaaataaacttCTTTTTCAGATATTCTTTTCTTATTTTGtatgcacctacgtcgaagaccaagattgtttactttttgctctttggtctgacagatttggccTGACAGCtttttcatggattttggtctggtcttgacgagggataggacacagtaCCTTCCTGAGAATTAAGTCAAAAGTGGGATCTACCGGATCTACCCTTATTTATAAAGAGAAAGCTAGTTCCCAAAGCCACCACTTTGTGGCGCTTGAGGGCAGAACGAAGCCGGGTGCTTAGTTTTCCTTGAGAGAAGCATAGGTGAAACGGCGTTTCATCTAagctaccctgtatagagccctaagacaaaGTGCTTCGTCGAAATGCTTTCTCCACTTACCTTCGCGTAGGACATGGTCCCGTACGTGACGCCCAGCCCGATCGCCAGGAAGATCAGCCCGCCCAAGAACAGCAGGTTGCGCCGCTTGCGGCAAAACTCGGCCCCGACCGAGGACACCTTGCGGCAGTGCGGGCACCGGGCCAGATTGTTCTTCAGcgtgtcaaactaaaacaacaacaaaaaaacaagtttcgTGAATGAACACAGCCCAGCCAGCGTGTGAAACACGATACACTTACCAGGAACGTGTCGTGACAGTGACCGCAGGTGACGCGGCACATGCCCGGCATCGAGAGCAGCGGCGGCGTCACCGGGCTCGGCGCCAGATTGATGATGCGCTTGCAGTTGGGCCGCGGGCAGGCGACCCGCTGGGAAGAGCTCTTGCAGATGAGCAGACAGTTGCAGGGACATCGGACGTACTTCTTGCCCGGTGGCGCGTTCCGGATGGGCTGGAAAAGGGGTGAGGGGAGAAGGGGGCTTTCGTCAACACACTTGTACGGGTTGAATGGAATTCATTTTCATAAAGTGAATCAAACCTGGAAGGTCGGTTTATCATTTGCACGGTTTCGCAGACGAAGGTAAACACACGGCTGAAAGCCATGGCAAAGAAAGTGGCCCAGGAATCGGAGAAGGGCGCAATAAACTTGTCACGAGGAGGAATATTATCTCTCTGAGCCAGCGACGCCGGTTTTCAGTTTCAGTTGTACGCTCTTTGTACATACTGGATTAACACACTTACCGTGGCTTCATTGCACTGGGAGCACTTGACGACGTGCTGTTCCTTCTTCCAGGAGATGTCGATCAGGGCCTGGCAGACGCGGCAAGTGACGATCACGCTGTTTTGCTGTTCCTGCTGGTACGACGGTGGCACCTCGTCCGGCCCAATTGACGACGTTGTGACGACGGTGGCTGGCGGGATGGAGAAATCAAAGGAATGCATTATGTTTTTGTCTAAATTGGACCGACTTGAAAGTTTCGCGGATGACTCACAGCTCGTCTCGTCGTAATGACgttatgttttaaatgttgaacCGTGATAACGACAAGTCAGACTCTCAATCTCAACTCATCTCGAGGCATGTAACTCTTGTTTTAGTTTCCTCCTTATCAATTTCGTAATAATCAATATGTAACAACACTGATTACTGAGAACGGTTGGCCATCTTCCGGCAATACCGTACAAGCtagtaaaatatcaaatatgaaCCAGCTGAATAAGCTGCACAATCAAATACGTACAATTTTCGAACACAGGACGAATCGTAGTAGAAAACGCGAGTGCAGCATAACAAAACGCGCGCTTGCCAGTTCAGTAGAGGCCCTCCGCGCTGGTCAGCTATATCGCATGTGTGCAATAATTTGAATCAATTATGGCAGCAGTGGTTACAGCGTGCAGTTGCCGATGATACAACAGCAATTTGTTCATTTGTGTGTGAACATTGGAGATGGACGGTCATGGACTGGCTTAGAGTTCTGGAGATGGGGatatttcgagccaaacatttcattagggcacaaaaccaaaacgtaaacatttaggattattccactattccattcattattacactccctacatgccctccaagaatcagattgatagcaaacaatttcctattgaaaaaataaaaaaaaacaaaagggcacataacaatgttcactccaaaccagaaaaaaagttcaattgtgcccttttcttttttgttagtttttcgtggttaaggaactttctatgttattaagtgaacttttcatacattcttaacactaattcacttcaaaacaaagtttggtttacgtttcaccaaggatttctgcagaaaaaaaacttcgtcgaaatacaatatttaatacggtccgcggctgctgttcagtacacttttgaagaatttttatgtttcacataccttatctacaccattcgatcacaaaacttcaccaataatcaaaatttctactgaattgggtcctaaaatgaagcttagattgctgatattattgttcacagcgataaagcttatttttctgagtacaatgaccctttgtacgaccataaagagcttaaaatggatttttaaatcaattttgaaaaattaacctcgcagtccttcttgacagaaaagctcctacttgacaggtcgttccaaggggaccatagttgatccatcgaaaaaatgttgtcttgtcaaaaaaaaattttgcattaaaatgaaaaaaagtgatcagaaatggtttttaatcgtgttttttaccgttgtacataaaaattggcatagggctttagtacccaattcctcattatttcttaCTGAACAAAAGGGCccgtaaacatcattcaaaacaacaatccggtgacagcgctttagtgcccttttaattctcttcgaaattgcattatGAAAGGGCCTATTATGAACAGCAGTTGGAAagctaaaagggcctaataacgagattttttttaaattatgatttttattgcaaaaatcaacataaatttagaAGCATTAatgcagagttgaggataatgatgtgttttatcgtatcatcagtaaaaataccaccagtcaagctttctttttaaataggaattgaaacaagttgtccactttttgccagcgattttctcgaatcccgttttttggttttgtgccctaatgaaatgtttggctcgattttccttactaactttttggccaatcgcaattTTGCATTCCTCACTGAGCAaagactataaaatcactcaaaaagtgTGTAGGTATGCAggttgacgtttctgcaaacaaatgcaggcaaactgccaaactgtcaaaaagtttgttcgtttgccatagtctaatagttcctttacatttttttggtcCTGAGgcatgttttaaaagttttttcaaaagtacaatagtaatattttttgtgttcaTAATCATCCCACAAactgagtaagggctcgaaccccacttgtttgaagaaaagatattaaagttttaaaaatatttatttttaacagtaatttacaaaagctatgagaaaaagtcaaaccatcaatgtttcatccaaatcggtgcACCTTGATACgaactctagaacaaaccgagtaaaaactacaaaaactgctttttaaataaaaatccttttaaagGCAGAATGGGCCACAGTTTTCTTAGTATACAAAGACAACCAAAATTTCtacttatttttatattttttcggccaaggctcgttcttacactgaaaatggcaaattacgaaatcgaccgatttcgaccatttttatttttttatttgactcaaactttgtgaaggccttccctatgaccaaataagcttttttgcgtccttggttcacccatacaagtctccatacaattttggcagctgcccatacaaaaatggtatgtaaatattcaaacagctgtaacttttgagtgaattttctgatcaatttggtgtcttcggcaaagttgtaggtattgttgaggactattcgacgccaacatttcaaaaagcatcatgtacaaaccatgcgttttgagaaaaacgcatcagaatgttgagcatccattttcaattcccattttaatatgtataaaagcaaaataagatgttttttttttttttttttttgggagggtgatccagccgcacatcgttgatgtcgaaacctctaaactgggccctcgtcctgtcacgtccgtcagtagtcttgtcgtacattacaactagaatcagatctgccaatgaattagtacacttcgaccaaataaacactgacgctgtaaggatctgactctagaataaatgcacagttgtgtgttattcataagtccaaaatgttcaattattcatataagtccaaatattcatttgcggataactacctaacttgaattggatacaagatttaaagcaacctatccgaaagctactcttatctcaaatccccgacattttaattaatagccaaaaaatctagaacgtttcttttaaaacctgtctggcttcttaaaaaaaacacaaaaaaatagattaacatttcatattttacaagtcgtgaattgaaaaagagacggccatttgatcgtcagaattccag from Culex quinquefasciatus strain JHB chromosome 3, VPISU_Cqui_1.0_pri_paternal, whole genome shotgun sequence includes:
- the LOC6042339 gene encoding LOW QUALITY PROTEIN: type 1 phosphatidylinositol 4,5-bisphosphate 4-phosphatase (The sequence of the model RefSeq protein was modified relative to this genomic sequence to represent the inferred CDS: inserted 1 base in 1 codon); its protein translation is MDGESERQPXLKQSSQSGPEEAAAERPTVVTTSSIGPDEVPPSYQQEQQNSVIVTCRVCQALIDISWKKEQHVVKCSQCNEATPIRNAPPGKKYVRCPCNCLLICKSSSQRVACPRPNCKRIINLAPSPVTPPLLSMPGMCRVTCGHCHDTFLFDTLKNNLARCPHCRKVSSVGAEFCRKRRNLLFLGGLIFLAIGLGVTYGTMSYAKDHSGMYIAYVSLFLVALLLFGKTIYYCTLKVSTVDGPI